A window of Massilia sp. NR 4-1 genomic DNA:
CTTCAACGGCATCGAGCCGTATGGTGAAGTGGGTGGGCTGGATGCGGCGCTGGCCGGCTCGCTGGCCCAACTGGTCGAAGCCCTGCTGCACTGGCGCGCGCTGCTGGCCCAGCCGCGCACGCCGGAACAGTGGGGCGTGCAGGCGCGTGCCCTGCTGGCGGCCTTCTTCAAGGCCAGCGACGAAGGCGACCGCCTGATGCTGGCGCAGCTGGACGAAACCCTGAACCGCTGGCTGGAAACCAGCGCCGGCGCCGGCTTCGAGGAAGCCGTGCCGCTGGCCGTGCTGCGCGAAGCCTGGCTGGGCGCGCTGGACGAGCCGTCGCTGGAACACCAGTTCGTCTCCGGCGGCGTGACCTTCTGCACCCTGATGCCGATGCGCGCCGTGCCCTTCCGCGTGGCCTGCCTGCTGGGCATGAACGATGGCGACTTCCCGCGCCGCGCCAACAAGGCCGACTTCGACCTGCTGGCCTTGCCCGGCATGGCGCGTCCCGGCGACCGCTCGCGGCGCGACGACGACCGCTACCTGATGCTGGAAGCCGTCCTGGCCGCGCGCGACAAGCTGTATATCAGCTGGGTGGGGCGCAATGTGCGCGACAACAGCGAACAGCCGCCGTCGGTGCTGCTGTCCCAGCTCTTCGACTACCTGAAGGCGGGCTGGCAGCTGGACCTGGGCGCGCGCACCACCGAACACGCCTTGCAGCCCTTCAGCCGCCGCTATTTCGAGGCCGGCGGCCTGCTCACCTATGCCGGCGAATGGCGCGCCGCCCACGCGGCCGGCGAGGCGCAGGCGCTGGAAGCGGAGGGGCAGTTGCCGCCTTTCGAAATCGACGACAGCTTCCGCCTCAAGCTGAACAGCCTGGCCAGCTTCATCCGCCAGCCGGTCAAATACTTCTTCCGCCAGCGTTTGGGCGTGGTGTTCGGCGAATCGGCCCTGGTGGGCGAGGACGAGGAACCGTTCTCGCTGAATGCGCTGGAGCGCTATCTGCTGGAAGACACCATGCTCGATGACGGCGGCGCCGAGGAAGACGTCGCCGACGTGCGCAGCGGCCTGGAACAGCGCGCCGCGCGGCTCCGGCGCGAGGGCGTGCTGCCGATCGGCCTGATCGGCGAGCAGTGGCAGGAGCAATTGGTCGATGCGCTGGAACCGGTGCGCTACGCCTGGCTGGCGCTGCGCGCGCGCTATCCGCTGGCCGCGTCCAAATTGCCGGTCAAGCTGGAACTGGCCGGCCTGGTGCTGGAGGACTGGGTCGACCAGCTGCGCCACGACGGTTCCACCACCGTATGGCTGGCGCAGATCTCGTCCAAGGCCTGCGACAAGGATGGCTGGCCGCGCGGTGAAAAGCTGATTCCCATGTGGTTGCGCCAGCTGGCCGCCGCCGCGCAAGGCATGCCGGTCACCGGCTTCCTGGTGGCGCGCGACGCCATCGTCACCATGGCCCCGCTCGACCCGGCCCAGTCGCGCGATCAACTGGCGGCGCTGGCCGCGCTGTGGCGCGCCGGGATGGATGCGCCCCTGCCCACGGCCTGCAAGACGGCGCTGGCGCTGGTGCGGGAAGGCGATCCGCGCGCCGTGTACGACGGCGGTTTCGAGGTGATGGGCGAGAATGAGGATCTCTGCCTGGCGCGCTTGTGGCCCGATTTCGCGGCCCTGGCGGCGGTGCCGGAATTCGCCGACTGCTCGCGCGAGCTGTATGGCCCGCTGGCCGACTGGCTGCAGCATGCGGTGACGGTCGATCCCATGAAAGAGGAGGGCGGGGCATGAGCCAGCAACTGCTGCCCGCCAGCTTCCCCCTGCATGGCTCGCGCCTGATCGAGGCCAGCGCCGGCACCGGCAAGACCTGGACCATCGCCGCCCTGTACCTGCGCCTGGTGCTGGGCCATGGCGGCGGCGACGCCTATCCGCGCCCGCTGCTGCCCTCGCAGATCCTGGTGATGACCTTTACCCGCGCCGCCACGCGCGAGCTGTCCAACCGCGTGCGCGAACGCCTGGTGGAGGCGGCGGCCTATTTCCGCGGCCAGGGCGCGGGCAGCGATCCCTATCTGGACCAGCTGCTCGAATCCTGCGCCGGCGACAGCGCGCGCCAGCAGGCCGCGCACCGCCTGACGCTGGCGGCCGAAACGATGGATGAAGCGGCCATCTTCACCATCGACGCCTGGTGCCAGCGCATGCTGCGCGAGCATGCTTTCGACAGCGCCAACCTGTTCGACGAGGAACTGGTGAGCGACGAGGCGGCCCTGTTCGAGGATGCGGTGCACGATTACTGGCGCCAGCAAGTCTATCCGCTGGGTGCGGACGTGCTGCAGTCGCTGCTGGAATGCTGGCCCGACGTCGATGCGCTGAAGCGCTCGGTGCGCGAGCTGGTGCGGCGCGTGGCGGCGGTGGGCGCGGCCGGCGGCGAAACGCTGGCGGCGCTGATCCGGCGCGAACAGAACGAGCAGATGCTCAAGCTGGCGGGCTTGAAGGAGGACTGGTACGAGCGCGCCAACCGCATGGAGCAGTGGATTCTGGCGCAGCGCGCCGAGGCGCCGAAATGCTTCAACGGCGTCAAGATGAAGCCGGAGTCGGTGGCGAAATGGTTCGAAGCGCTGCGCAACTGGGCCGCCGATCCGCGCCAGCTGCGGCCGGACTTGAACGACACGGCATGGCGCCGCCTGCGCCCGGACGGCATCGCCGACGCCTGCGCCAAGGGTTTCAGCCCCATCGTGCCGGACGATTTCGATGCGGTGGCGGCGCTGGAAGAGGCGCTGGCCGCGATCGAACCGCTGGCCCACGCGCTGTACCGCCACGCGGCGGCCAGCATCGCCCAGCGCATGAGCGAGCTGAAACGGCGCAACCGCCAGTTCGGCTTCGCCGACATGCTGGAGCGGCTCAAGCAGGCGCTGGAAGGCGGCAACGGCGCTGCGCTGCGCAAGCGCATCACCGAGCAGTATCCGGTCGCCATGGTGGACGAATTCCAGGATACGGCGCCCAGCCAGTACCGCATCTTCGACCTGCTGTACCGCGTGGAGCAGAACGATCCCACGCTTGGCCTGTTCCTGATCGGCGATCCGAAGCAGTCGATTTACGGCTTCCGCGGCGCCGACATCCACAGCTATCTGGCGGCGCGGCGCGCCACCGCAGGACGGCATTACCAGCTCGGCACCAACTACCGCTCCAGCGCCGCCGTGGTGCAGGCCGTGAACCGCATCTTCCTGCATGCCGAAGGCGGGCCGGAAGGAGAGCCCGGGGCGCCTGCCGGCTTCCCGCGCGGCGCTTTCCGCTTCCGCCGCGACGGCGCCAATCCGCTGCCCTTCGACGCCGTGGCGGCGGCCGGACGCAAGGAGGTGCTGGTCGACAGCCAGGGCGCCTTGCCGGCCCTGACGGTGGCCTGCAATCCGGCCGAGGATCTGCGCGCCGATGGCTACCGCGATTTCTTCGCCCAGCACTGCGCCGAGCATATCGCCAACCTGCTCAACGACAGCCGCGCCGGTTTCGAGGATGCGCAGGGCTGGCAGCGCCTGCAGCCGGCCGATATCGCCGTGCTGGTGCGCGACCGGCGCGAGGCGGCGGCCATCCGCCAGGCGCTGCTGCGGCGCAAAGTCCCGAGCGTCTACCTGTCGGACAAGGATTCGGTGCTGGACAGCGACGAGGCGGCCGATGTGCTGCGCTGGCTGACGGCGCTGGCCAATCCGCTCGACGGCGCCCTGGCGCGCGCCGCTTTCGCCACCCGCACCATCAATCTGCCGCTGGCCGAGCTGGCGCGCCTCTCGGCCGACGAGCTGGCGTGGGAAAAGCGCGTGGAGCAGTTGAAGGCGCTGCATGTGGTGTGGCAGCGCCAGGGCGTGCTGGCCATGCTGCGCCGCTTCATCCACGAGCTGCGCCTGCCGGCCGCCATGCTGGCCCAGCCCGGCGGCGAGCGGCGCCTGACCAATCTGCTGCATCTGGCCGAGCTGTTGCAAAGCGCCAGCCGCCAGCTGGACGGCGAGCAGGCGCTGATCCGTTGGCTGGCCGAGCAGATCGACAGCGAGAGCGAGGGTGGCGACGAGCGCGTGCTGCGGCTGGAATCGGACGCGGAACTGGTCAAGGTCGTCACCGTGCACAAGTCCAAGGGGCTGGAGTATCCACTGGTGTATCTGCCCTTCGCCGTCACGGCGCGCAAGGTGGAAAAGCGCAACCGCAGCTTCCTCGAATACACCGACGAAAAAGGCGTGCGCCATCTGGACCTGGGCCGTTCCGACGCCGCCCTGGCGGCGGCCGACGAAGCGCGCCTGGCGGAAGACCTGCGCCTGATGTACGTGGCGCTGACCCGCGCCCGCCATTTCCTGTGGCTGGGCGTGGCCGCGCTGGCGGCGCGCAAGGCCGGCGAAAGCACGCTGCACGAATCGGCGCTGGGCTATCTGCTGGCGGGCGGCGCGGCGCTGCCGGCCAGCCGCCTGGGCGAGTACTGGCAGCAGCTGCGCGGCGATTGCGGCCATATCGGCCTGCGCATGCTGGAGCCGCAGCAGGGATTGACCTTGTTTGGCCGGGTGGAACAGGCGCCGCCCCTGATCGATCCACGCCCCTTCAGCGGCAGTTTCGAGCGCGATTGGAGCGTGGGCAGCTTTACCTCGCTGGCGCGGCGCACGGCCGGTCCGGGATCTGGGGCGGCGGCCCAGCCGATGGCGCCCGTGCCGCGCGACGCCTTGCAGGAAAAGCTGCTGGAACAGGACGATGAACAGGCGCTGGGCGGCAATGCCGCCGCCGCGCCGCGCGCCGAGGACGCGCCCTGGCACCGCTTCCCGCGCGGCTCGGTGCCGGGCAACTTCCTGCACGAGCAGCTGGAGTGGATCGGCCAGGAAGGCTTCGGCAGCGTCCACCACGCCACCTTCGAAACCCGCCTCGGCAAGCGCATCGAGCGCGCCGGCTGGGGCAACCGCCTGGACGATGCGCTGGCCTGGCTGCGCAGCGCCGTCACCACGCCGCTGCCGCCTTTGGGCGCGGCGCTGGACGGCATCGGCCCCGTGCTGTCGGAGATGGAGTTCTGGTTCCCCAGCGAGCGCTTGCGCACCAGCGCGCTGGACCGCCTGTGCCGCGTCCACCTGCTGGATGGCGCGGCGCGTCCGGCGCTGCCCGAGCGCGAGCTGCATGGCATGCTGAAAGGCTTCTGCGACCTGGTGTTCGAACATGAGGGCCGCTACTGGCTGCTGGACTACAAGTCGAATGCGCTGGGCAGCGGCGACGCGGCCTACCACAAGCAGGCGCTGGCCGCCGGCATGGCCGAGCACCGCTACGATATCCAGGGAGCGATCTATCTGCTGGCCCTGCACCGCCTGCTGCGCAGCCGCCTGGGCGCGTCCTACGATCCGGCGTCGCAGCTGGGCGGGGCCATCTTCTACTTCCTGCGCGGCGTGGGCAATGCGCAGACGCGCGGCTGCTATGTGCTGGAAGCGCAGGCCGGCCTGCTCGACGGGCTGGAAGCGCTGCTGGGCGACAGGGGGGAAACGGAGCGAGAGTATGATGAATAGCGTGAGCGGCAGCGCCGCGTCCAGGGCCGCCGCCGGAGAAGCACTATGAACCAGAACAGGGAGAGCGTCATCGGCACACCGCTGGACGCCCAGATCGAAGCCTTGACCGAGGCGGGCAAGCTGCGCCGCCTGAGCGGCGCTTTTGCGCGCTTTGTCGCCACGCTGGGCATGCCGTCCAACCGGCCCACCGGCGGGGCGGAAGCGCCGCTGATGCTGGCCTGCCTGCTGCTGTCGGAGCTGGAAGGCCGGGGGCACAGCTGCCTGATGCTCAACGACCTGGCGCAAGACCCATCCGGCCTGCTGGGCTGGACGCCGGAAGAGTGGAATGCGCTGCGCGATGCGGCCGGGCCGCTGCCGCGCAATGCCATGGCCTGGCGCGCCATGCTGTATTCCTGCGAACAGGTCTGGCCGGTGGGCGACCTGGATTTCAAACAGCCGCTGGTGCTGGATGGCGAGCGGCTCTATCTGCGCCGCTACTGGAGCGACGAGACGGCGGTGGCGGGCGCGGTGCGCAGCCGCGCCGGCCAGCCGCTGCCGGTGGATACGGCCGATTCGCGGCACTGGCTGGACATCCTGTTCGACCATGCCACGCGCGAGGGCGGGCCGGATTGGCAGAAAATCGCCTGCGCCACCGCCTTGCGCGGCAACCTGGCCGTCATCACCGGCGGTCCCGGCACCGGCAAGACCTACACCGTGGCGCGCCTTCTGGCTCTGCTGTTCGCGATGGCGGGGCCGCAGGCCGGCGGCTTGCGCATCGCGCTGGCCGCGCCCACCGGCAAGGCGGCCGCGCGCCTGAAACAATCGATCGACCACGCCCTCGACAGCCTGGCGGGCAAGGTCGGCGCCGCGCTGCCGCTGCGCGAGCTGGCCGGACGCATGGGCGCGGCGCGCACCCTGCATAGCCTGCTCGGCGCGCGGCCCGACACGCGCAGCTTCCAGCACCACGCCGGCAATCCGCTCGATGTGGACGTGCTCATCGTCGACGAAGCCTCGATGGTGCACCTGGAGATGATGGCGGCGCTGCTGGCGGCGCTGCCGCCGCAGGCGCGCCTGATCCTGCTGGGCGACAAGGACCAACTGGCCTCGGTCGAGGCGGGCGCGGTGCTGGGCGATCTATGCCACGATGCCGAAGCGGGCCGCTACACCGGCGCCACGCTGGAATATGTGGCCGCCGCCAGCGGCCAGCAGATTCCTCCTGCCTTCCAGGATGCGGCCGGCGGCGCGCTGGCCCAGCAAACCGTGATGCTGCGCCAGAGCCGCCGTTTCGGCGGTCCGATCGGCGCCCTGGCCACGGCCGTCAACCAGGGCGAGGCCGAAGCGGCGCGCCAGGTGCTGCGCGGCGACAGCGGCGGGCAACTGCTGTGGATGGAGGCGGCGCAGCTGCCCGAGGTGCTGAAGCTGGCCGTGCAAGGGCGCGAAGGCGCGGACAGCGGTTACCAGCAGTATCTGCGTCTGCTGCAGGCCGGCCAGGCGGCGGCCATGGAGGGCGGTCCGGATGTGCATGAAGCCTGGGCGCGCGAGGTGCTGAAGAGTTTCGAAGCCTTCCGCCTGCTGTGCGCGGTGCGCGAAGGCGAGTGGGGCGTGACGGGCCTGAACGAGGCGATCGAGCAGCGGCTGGAAGCGGCTGGCTTGATACGGCGCCGCGGCGAATGGTATGTGGGACGGCCGGTGATGGTCACGCGCAACGACTACGGCGCCGGCGTCTTCAACGGCGATATCGGGCTGGCGCTGCCTGACCCGCTGCGTCCCGGCTCGCTGCGCGTCTACTTCTCCGAAGGCGAGGCCGTGCGCAGCGTGCTGGCGACGCGCCTGCGCAACGTCGAAACCGCGTTCGCCATGACGGTGCACAAATCGCAAGGCTCGGAATTCCGCCACACGGTGCTGGTACTGCCGCGCGAAGGCGGCGCGGTGCTGGCGCGCGAGCTGGTCTACACCGGCATCACGCGCGCGCGCGAATACTTCACCCTGGCAACGCCTGTCGCCGGCATCCTGGCCGAAGCCATCGCCGAGCGCACCCACCGCGCCAGCGGCCTGCGCGCCCTGATCGGCGGCCAAACCCTTTGATCCCAAAAAACAAGGTCCCCCCCTGGTGTCAGGCACCAGGGGGGGACCTTGTTTGATTTGGCGCAAACCTTACATGGCGGCGCGGCGGCGGCGCGGGGTGCTGCGGGCGGCTTTTTTGCGGCCGGCGCTGGCTTTCAGCACTTTCGGCTCGTCGGCGCCGGTCAGCAGGCGGCGGATGTTCAAGGCGTCCATGACGCGCGCGGAGTTGGCCTTGGCGTTGAGCAGCACCAGGGTGGCGTTCTTGCCGGCGGCCTTGATGCGCATGATCAGGCAGCGTCCCGCTTCTTCGGTGTAGCCGGTCTTGGACAGGTCGATGTCCCAGCCCTTGGCGCCGACCAGGCGGTTGGTGTTGTGGTATTCCACCTTGCGCCCTTTGATGTCGATGACTTCCTTGGTGTCGGTGGTGTAGCGGCGGATCGTTGGGTAGTTGGCGGCCGCTTCGGCCATTTTCACCAGGTCGGCGGCGGTCGAGGTGTTGTTGGGCGACAGGCCGGTCGGCTCTTCGATGCGGGTATTGGCCAGGCCGAGCGTGCGGATCTTGGCGTTGACGGCGGCCTTGAAGGCGGTCGGGCCGCCCGGGTAGGTGCGCGCCAGCGAGGCGGCGGCGCGGTTGTCGGAGGACATCAGCGCCAGCTGCAGCACGTCGCCGCGCGCAATGGTGGCGCCGACCGGCACGCGCGAGGTGCTGTGCTTGATGTTGTCGACGTCGTCCTTGTCGATGCTGATGGGTTCTTCCATGTCGAGCTTGGAGTCGAGCACCACCATGGCGGTCATCAGCTTGGTCAGCGAAGCGATGGGCACCACCACATTGGCGTTCTTTTCCAGCAGGATTTTGCCGGTGCCTTCTTCCACCACCAGCACGGACTGTGAACCCAGCGGCACAGCCATAGCAGCGGCAGAGAATGACAGCAGCAGGGCTGCGGTAATTTTCTTGATCATTTGGTATGTATTCGGGAAAGCGGCAAAACAAAGGCGCCCGGAACGGACGCCACGTGAATTCTGTCTGCAAGGAAATATTTATGCGACTTAGACGATAACATTAAAGTGATTTCTAGTCTAGATGCCGGGCGCTGCCGGCACGAAATTCCTGTCCCGTTCTGGCCTCCCGTCCGCGTCGTTTTCTTGCCCAGCTATCAAGCTTGGTAGTTCACCCTGCCCAGTGTTTTTGAAATACTTAACCAGTAGTTAATTCTAAGCTGGCAACATGCACCATCTCACTGGGAGACGTAAATGAAGTCGGTAAGCCCTTTGCTTCACCCTGCCACGTTCCGCAAATGCCTGGTCGGCCTGCTGGCCGCCCTGGCCGCCACGGCCGCCTTCGCCGGATCGGCCATCTATACCTACGACAGCCTGGGACGCGTCACCAAGATCGTCTACAGCAATGGCGTGGTCATCACCTATACCTATGACGCAGCCGGCAACCGCAGCACGTATGTGGTGAGCGGCGCTCCATCCTGAGTTCAATTCACGAGTCCGCCAAGTCTGCCGCGGCGCGGCAGGCTTAGGCGCGCACCGACCTACCACAAGATACAGGGGATCAGAATGTTGAAATTCAAATGCCTAGGCATAGGCGTGCTGGCGGCCCTCGGCTGGACCAGCGCCCATGCCGAGGGGAATATCCGCTTTGGCGGGACGCCCGCCATCGCCTATGAGCAGAAGGGGGCGGCCGCCGACGACGCGGCCAAGTCCGGCCACCAGCCCGGCTTTAACCGCGCCGTCCTGCCGCCGGTGTCGCCGGAGGAATCGGAAAAAGCGATCTGGTCGCGCCAGATCGGACAGCTGAACCAGGGCGTCGCGCCCCTGCTGCGCAGCGCCAAGGGCGCCAAGATCAGCGCGGCGCGGGTGGCGGGCGACACCGCGCCCACCGGGCCGGCCTCGATTGCCGAACTGGCGCGGGCGCTGCGCGGCAATCCGGACCTGATCTATGAGTATGTGCGCAACAATATCGAGTATCTGCCGACCTGGGGCATCCAGAAAGGCGAGTTTGGCGCGCTGCTGGACAACCAGGGCACGGCCTTCGACCAGGCGGCCCTGATGGTCGCCTTGCTGCGCCAGTCGGGCTATACCGCGAGCTTCGTCAAAGGCCGCATCAGCCTGACCGCGGCCCAGTTGCGCGACTGGATCGGCGCCGATCCGAGCAAGATCTGCGCGGTGCTGAACCAGCTGGGCAGCGGCCAGATCCCCACCTCGTCCGTGGTGGCGACGGCGGCCGGCAGCTGCCCGGGATCGAGCGCGGCGCTGGTGAGCCTGAAGGTCGACCATGTGTGGGTCAAGGCGGTCATCGGCGGCACCAGCTATTACTTCGATCCCAGCTTCAAGCCGCATACGGAGGTCAGCGGCATCAATGTGGCCGCGGCCAGCGGCTACAACGCGGCCAGCTTCATGAGCGCCGCCACGGCCGGCGCCACCATCACCGGCGACTATGTGCAGGGCATCAACCGCGCCAATGTGCGCAACAGCCTGGGCAGCTACGCCAATAACCTGGCCAGCTATCTGCGCGCCAACAAGCCCGCCGCCACGCTCGACGACGTGATCGGCGGCGCGCGCATCACACCGTATGAGGGCGCAGCTGTGCGCCAGACCAGCCTGCCGTACCAGGATACCTCGGTGGCGCTGACCGAGTGGACCGATGTGCCGGCCAACTACAAGCCCACCTTGCGCGTGCAATACCAGGGCATCGACCAGACGTTCAGCTCGGACGCCATTTACGGCCGCCGTTTGACGCTCAGCTACAACGCGTCGAACCAGCCCCTGCTCTCGCTGGACGGCGCGGTGCTGGCCACCGGCACGGCGACCACCCCGGGCAGCTATGGCGCGGTGGCGCTGACCGTGACCCACGGCGCGTATGCCAATGCCTTTGCCAACCAGGCCTTCAGCCAGCAGATCAAGGCCGGCGGCACCTTCCTGATCGGCAATGGCTGGGGCAGTGCCGGACGCGGCATCATCGACCTGCACCGCAGCCGGCTGGAGCAGGCCGTGGCCGGCGGCGCGGCCGCCGGTTCCGAGGCCGCGCTCGGCTCCAGCCTGGCCGTGCTGTCGTCGAGCTGGATCGCCCAGGTCAACCATTCGAACTACATCACCGACCGCCTGGCGCGCACCAAGACCCTGTTCCACCACCAGATCGGCATTGCCGGCTACAACACCGCCGCCTTCGTCGATTTGCCGGGCAATATGCTGAGCGTGGTCAGCCTGGATGGCAATAAGGACAAGGAGGCGGCCGTCTTCTTCAGCGCCTCCATGCATTCGAGCATTTTCGAATCGACGGCGGTGCAGCAGACCACGGGCGGCAGCGCGGTGTCCACCGTCAAGCTGATCGACCTGGCCGTGGCCGCCAACGACCGCATCTATGATGCCAAGGCCGCCAACTACGCCTCGGCGGTGCAACCCAATCTGGTCGGCTGCACGGCCTGGCAGGCCGGCTTCCAGAGCGCGGTCAACAGCGGCCGGCGCCTGATCCTGCCGGCGCGCTGCACCTTGAACGAAGGCAGTTGGACCGGCGGCGGCTACTACAGCATCCTGGTCAGTGCCAACAGCTCCAGCATCGGCGCCATCATCAGCGGCGGCCTGGCCGGCGGTTTCTCGACCAGCCCGCAGCCGCCCGCCAGCACCAACAGCAATACGGTGCGCAATACCCAAAGCCCGAGCGTGCTGCTGCCCTACACCGGTTCGAGCTTTGGCGATCCGATCGATATGACCAAGGGCCACTACCTGTATACGCATACGGACCTGAGCAGCGGCGTCGGCGAATTCCCGATGAGCCTGGCCTTTACCCGCGCCTATACCTCGGCCAGCCGGACCCAGGACAGCGGGCTGGGCCTGGGATGGACCAGCAATTTCGATTCCAGCGTCAGCGTCGCCTCCGACGGTTTCCAGGGCATGGGCGAGGATTCCGGCCTGGATGCGGTGCAGGCGGTCGCGGAGAAGCTGGTGTCGCTGGACCTGATGGGCGATGCGGCCAAGCCGGTCAGCAATATGGTGATCGCGACCTTGGCCCAGCGCTGGTTCGGCGAGCAAATCACCGGCAATACCGTGGTGGTGAAGCAGGGCATGAACGGCGAGGTCTTCGTCAAGCTGGCCGACGGCACGTATAGCGCGCCGCCCGGCAGCTCTGCCCGGCTGAGCCTGAACGGCGACGGCACTTACAACTATGAAACGGTCAACAAGGCCAGGCTGAGCTTCAACAGCGCCGGCAAGCTGGCCACCTACAACCACCCGGGCGGGGTGCAGGTGCGCTTCAGCTACAGCGGCAATCTGCTGACCCAGGTGGCCAACAGCCTGGGCCGCGTACTGAGCTTTAACAACGCCGGAGGCCGCATCAGCTCGGTATCGGACGGCAGCCGCACGGTCAGCTTTGCCTACGACGGCAACGGCAATCTGAGCAGCTATACCAATGCGCTGAGCCAGGTGACCGGCTACCAGTACGATTTGCCGGGGCGCATGACCAAGAACTTCAACCCGAGCGCGCCGGCTGTCGCCGTGGTCAACAATGTGTACGACAGCCTGGGCCGGGTGCAAAGCCAGACCAATGCCAACGGCAAGCTGTACACCTATTACTTCGCCGGCTCGCGTTCGGAGGAGGTGGGGCCGTACAACCAGAGCCTGGTGTCCTATGTCGATGCGCAAGGCAAGGTCCTGAAGTCGCTCGATCCGCTTGGCCGCGCCACCGTGAACAGCTATGACGGCCAGGCGCGCCTGGTGCGCTCG
This region includes:
- a CDS encoding RHS repeat-associated core domain-containing protein → MLKFKCLGIGVLAALGWTSAHAEGNIRFGGTPAIAYEQKGAAADDAAKSGHQPGFNRAVLPPVSPEESEKAIWSRQIGQLNQGVAPLLRSAKGAKISAARVAGDTAPTGPASIAELARALRGNPDLIYEYVRNNIEYLPTWGIQKGEFGALLDNQGTAFDQAALMVALLRQSGYTASFVKGRISLTAAQLRDWIGADPSKICAVLNQLGSGQIPTSSVVATAAGSCPGSSAALVSLKVDHVWVKAVIGGTSYYFDPSFKPHTEVSGINVAAASGYNAASFMSAATAGATITGDYVQGINRANVRNSLGSYANNLASYLRANKPAATLDDVIGGARITPYEGAAVRQTSLPYQDTSVALTEWTDVPANYKPTLRVQYQGIDQTFSSDAIYGRRLTLSYNASNQPLLSLDGAVLATGTATTPGSYGAVALTVTHGAYANAFANQAFSQQIKAGGTFLIGNGWGSAGRGIIDLHRSRLEQAVAGGAAAGSEAALGSSLAVLSSSWIAQVNHSNYITDRLARTKTLFHHQIGIAGYNTAAFVDLPGNMLSVVSLDGNKDKEAAVFFSASMHSSIFESTAVQQTTGGSAVSTVKLIDLAVAANDRIYDAKAANYASAVQPNLVGCTAWQAGFQSAVNSGRRLILPARCTLNEGSWTGGGYYSILVSANSSSIGAIISGGLAGGFSTSPQPPASTNSNTVRNTQSPSVLLPYTGSSFGDPIDMTKGHYLYTHTDLSSGVGEFPMSLAFTRAYTSASRTQDSGLGLGWTSNFDSSVSVASDGFQGMGEDSGLDAVQAVAEKLVSLDLMGDAAKPVSNMVIATLAQRWFGEQITGNTVVVKQGMNGEVFVKLADGTYSAPPGSSARLSLNGDGTYNYETVNKARLSFNSAGKLATYNHPGGVQVRFSYSGNLLTQVANSLGRVLSFNNAGGRISSVSDGSRTVSFAYDGNGNLSSYTNALSQVTGYQYDLPGRMTKNFNPSAPAVAVVNNVYDSLGRVQSQTNANGKLYTYYFAGSRSEEVGPYNQSLVSYVDAQGKVLKSLDPLGRATVNSYDGQARLVRSVLPEGNAIEYEYDDAPCAAQLRCTHNVKTIRRLAKPGSGLAPLVSSFSYESNFNRVASSTDPRLQTTSFTYTADGHPLSVTAPADAQGVQPVTTYAYGSYSPSGFPAFTLQTSVSSKISPSATTVTSYSYNAGNKFVPQTTVLDAGGLNLASTFTYDAAGNVVLADGPRTDVNDTVASTYDAERRPLQVTDALGKVTRNAYDADGRLLRTAAQIGGQWLVSCNSYTPSGRLLKSWGPAETASDTVCPAAAAPVTVIDYAYDDLDRQTRVIANLTAAEGGNRITETAYYPDSAVQSVSRAVGSADAQVYASYTYTPNGSLASVKDARNNLTSYLYDGHDRRSKTQFPDKAAANTSSATDVELYGYDNNSNLVSFTKRNGQLITASYDNLGRVVGRNYPQAADNTSYTYDLLSRQTGAQYVNGSHGVVSAYDNAGRLVSTSAGGKTLSFQYDAHGNRIRTTWPEATPFYVSTEYDALNRPTAIKEQGSVLLASYAYDDLSRRSTVTLGNGTSTSYGYSAQDKLASLAHNLAGTAQDISWNFNRNQAQEIIAHAWSNDIYQWTGYRNGSRSYAANGLNQYTSAAGSAISHDGNGNISGDGVWTYGYDAENRLRSASKSGLAATLEYDAAGRLRQSVIGGATSNLLYVGTELLAEYDGAGNLQRRYVHGPGTDEALVRYEGAGTAGKAWLYADHLGSVVALADAAGNSTATQTYGPYGEPGGAAGNRFGYTGQQYLGALELSYYKARFYSPALGRFLQADSIGYADDMNLYGYVGSNPLNQTDPTGHCPSCIGGITSVLMGGAIRYVTSGGNWSAVIDPKAVLLDAALGAAGAGFANKINQLRRLKDVPVSLGTKLSAQGSTKFEQGLYLAESNAGKYVGQSGQITTRLEQHVAKSRFGAGTAEAADDAVRLAVGGGKTSREVAEQRVLNAMGGPNTPGVLNKANPVGGRPWLLNNPSLGVIDGIFVPNIGKGLSTAIGVGAAGAVEGGLSCGK